Part of the Nicotiana sylvestris chromosome 5, ASM39365v2, whole genome shotgun sequence genome is shown below.
AACACGTacattctagtggccattgattatgtttccaagtgggttgaggTCATGGATTTACCCAACAACAAGGTCCGGAGTGTGGTGGCTTTTCTCAAGAAGAATATTtttactcggtttggcactcctagagcaatcatcagtgatggaggttctcatttctgcaataaggcatttgacaGTTTGCTTGCAAGGTATGGTGTAAATCACAAGGTTTCAACCCCTTACCATCCTCAGGCTAGTGAgcaagttgaggtctccaacagggagattaagagcatattgtcaaagactatcaatgcaaataggactgactgaTCGAAGAAActggatgatgctttgtgggattgcaggactgcttacaagactccaattggtatgactccatatcggttggtgtttgaaAAAGTGTGTCATCTTCTGGTTGAGTTAAAGAAAAAGTCCATGTGGGCTTCGaaaaagttaaatcttgaatgggatgttgcagcaaatctccgggtagagcaactcaatgagcttgatgagttccgatttcatgcctattccagctcgtccttgtataaggacaagatgaagtacttataTGGCAAGTATGCCCGTAGTAAGGAATTCAAGGAAGGTgacttggttctcttattcaactcccggttacgacTTTTTTTGgaaaagctcaagtcaaaatggagtggcccttTTGAGGTTGTGCATGTAACcctgtttggtgctcttgatttgaaaaacaaaaagggtgaaatcttcagagttaatgggcacagagtaAAGTATTATCTTGGCAAGTtcgatgacagccacgtggtggcaatgatccatctcaaataattgatggtaacctgcatcgtgtcacgacgttaaatcaggcgcttattgggaggcaacccatgtgttttcttctttttgattttcttcttagtgtaggatttgttttTGACTAagtggttgtgagatgtgtgtaggaatatttgatgcagtgcaggactaagCTGAAAAATATTATGGCCTAGTCTAAAGTTGGACCGCAGATAGAGCTCCACTTTTCGCGGTCAGCGGTGGCCATATTGCGGAGGCGTAATTTTGTAGTGGACGCGGGCTTGAAAAGTCCAAAAATGAAACTTCTCTGAAATTTCATCCGCATCTGCAGTGCATTTTCCACAATTAGCGGTGCCTTTCTGTGATCGCGTGCCATTTTTCGCTCTCAGCGACTGTTTTAAATAAGCAACCCTTTTGTTCGTCAAAAGTGCGGACCACAGTGATATTCCGCAGCCGCTCCAGGTGAGTTCTATGGGTCTCAGGGTGCTTTCTATAAATAGGAGGTCATGAGACCTTTTACCCTTTTTGCTCTCTCcactttcaagaaaaaaaaattattgttcaCCCAAGCCCTAGTCCGCATACACAATGAACTAGAAGTCCACTCCCATCACTCACCACTCAACTGGTAATTTCAATTCAGAattgttgttcaatttgttcttgtttttctcttaatttttaggttttgcttcttcttcctctttttcttttaattttaacttAGGCTTCATTAATGTAACTAAATTAGGCTTAAATAGTTAGGATTGATTAATGAATACTTAGTGCGGTTAACAATGTAGATGATATCCActaaatgcttgaaaaatagaAACCCTGGGATTGTTCAGTCCATTTTTGAATTACGCGGTCAACGTTCATGAGACAAACTTGAGTTTGGAAGTCTTGAATACCGCGGTCAACAGTGGAAAAGTCTGCTGACAGCGGCCCATTTTACGTGGTTTTGCTATATTTCTTGCAGTCAGCGGTACTCAGCTTCAAAGAAGTAATAAATATGGGTCcgcggccgcggttgttttttTGCGGACAACAGTGCAACTTCTGCGGCTGCACCAAATTTTCTATGCTCAGCGGGATCATAGAATTAGAGGATGGGTAGTTTTATCCCCATGCCTCTGCGGCCGCGCCCAAGTTTCCGCTCTCAATGGTTCTCATTCCGCGGCAGTGTTGCTTTATCCGTTGTCAGCGAGTCTGCTAGTTTTTACAATATTGTCAATTGTTTTTTGTTGTTCTTTACTGCTTCTTTTAGCACCAGTACTAACAATCTTCCACTAGTTATGTATGCAGAAAATGGTTAAAACAAAAGGTGGcaatgacaaaaaaaaaaaagggaaagcagAGTCCTCCCAGGGTAGGGGATGAGGACAAATCAAGTTACCCCTAGCAGTGTGGCAATCTATTGGGAAAATGCGGAAAGTTAGCAAAGCTGCAAACAGAGATGCATCCCACTCCGAGGGGAGTGAGTATGTTCCCTCCCGGGAGGCCTCAGAGAGTGACTCTATGCCCACACATGTAGCAGACTTCCTggagagatttttgactgagagATACACCCCAAGCCTCTCCTACTTCTCTTTCTTCGtctgagtcgtctgatggctcaaCGGAGAATAGTGAGTCTTCGACACCAGCCTCTCCTACTACCTCCCCACATAGACCGGAGCCTATTGATGTTGATACTGAGACACATGATGACGGGAGAGGGGGTGATACCCATACTAGAGGTTTGGAAAGGACAAGAAAACCGGAGGTGTGGCAGTAGAGGTTTGTCAGTGAGCAGGCCTATCATAAATTTAAGGAGTGGTGGCCTCAAAGGTCACTCATACATGAGCGTCAGTTTATAGAACGGGATCTTCTGCCCCACAACCCTATGTGAAGCAGCACTTTGATGAAAGAGTGGGGTGGAAATACTTCACAAGCAGGCTGCCGGACACTAATGAGCACCTACTCAAGGAATTTTATGCCAATGTCGCcaacatcaaaaagggcacattTATGACTAAGGTGCGGAACCTGAAGATCAAGTTTGATGGAAAGACTATGAACGACTATATTGGTTttaatgatgaagatgagtcgtTGTACTTAGAAAAGGTGGCCTTGGAGGAGGCGGCCCGCCCGTGGTTGGCATCACTACTAGCTCTCCTGGATACTACTCCAGCTTGGTTGACAGTAGGGGTCTCTATATATAGGAACACCCTGAACTTCGAGGCAAAGGGTTGGAATACATTTGTGTGCAGCATATTGGACCCTACTAGTCATGGCAGTGACATGCCGATTTCCCGGCCGATTATAGTGGCGTCCATTATAgcggggtacccgattaatgTTGGAAATATCATGTCCAGGGCAATAGCCAGAGTGGTCAATAGGGGTGAGAGATCCTACTCTTTTACAAACTTCCTTACCATGTATTTGGAGGATCAGGAGGTCAAGAAAAGGGTTTTTGATATCAAGGTGAAACCCAAGAAGCCCTTCTCATGGTACAACCTTCAGGGTCCAGGCAACCCCAAATCCAAAGGCAAAGCGACTACTTCTACTAGCCTGTCTGAAGAGCCAGCAGTGGTGGTCACTACTTTTGAGCCTCCCACTGCCATACTAGATCCTGCCTCCGGACCATCTACTTACATGCCTTCCTCAGTGCCCTCCTCATCAGCATACCCTTTGACTACACATAGGTTGAACCAGACCCtctccagcatcaacaactggatgtaggcagcaacttctaagctgtctgtactATCCAGTTCAGTGGCAGACCAATCAATTCCCGCACAGCCCCAGGTGCCAACTTCAGTGGAGGAATCTCttaaggagcttctggacaaccagaagaagctcatgGACAACCAAAAGCTCATCATTGATGCTCTTGCAATTCAAGGAAAATCAATTTAGGAGCTAAGCAAGCAGACGAAGAAACTGAAAAAGACTTGGGCCTCAAAGTAGTTCGTGAAGCTGTTGAGAGGagaggtggagaagatgaagtcagATGGTGACCTACCATTGGAGCTATTATTACAGAACCAGATTCCAGCAGCTCAGACAGAGCAAATACTAGAGCAGGAGGCTAATGGCGATCCTAGGAGGAGAGGATTGATTCCTCAGGCTGATGACTTGGAGATTCAGCTGGAGGACCTCGAGGGAGGTGCTTCAGGCCAGCCACAGGACCCCGAGGGAGGTGATCCAGGGACCCAGCCACAGGACCCCATGCAGACAGAGgacccatagggagttttctttactctttaaCCTCTTCCGTGATCTTTTTTTGGctattagcattgaggacaatgatAGTTCCTATTTTGGGGGTGGTCCTACTTTGATTTGTGATACTGGGATGTAAATATgatacttatttttcttttattgttacttttcacttttggtatgtatatgactttaccatttatttcactttttgttatttttcaatcttggtttgtatataaagttactttctcatgtatatattcattcctcattatgtatattcatctatatcccctattgtacatattcagtttactttccgtattttacttcataacttcttttgcaattttccttaataaCTTAGCTTAGTATTTCATTTAGTAGTTTGTTTTTTAGTTGGTATCTTCTTATTTTTTACAAGTTTTCgtaatcaataagcctttggttttcttaacgTCATGGTTCTTtacaaaggtggagtttgtgtgaacgaggtggctcttcccgatgatggatggcattacaaccttcttaagggtttgagtctattttcttttcgtttttgtgtaaatagtagttagtGAACAATAGTGCATCAGGCAATGCTTCACTTGgtcctaacacatttacctttgaccttatggttaaaaacaaattggtgtgtatatgatggtgatagttgtgaccttgagactcttgtgttgactaaacaacCATCGAGTGGTTTCTCGAAACCATTTGTGTTGCcaaaatcttagctaaggttgttgtgggccctcgactttgtctctttagcaatcctatagttTGTGTAGTGAGGTTTtaatttgcaagtccaagtctcgtgccaataagtctagaattTGCCCTGAATATTTatctaggcaaaatcctaagtgtagctcaatttgagaagtgattataggctctccttgatctaaATTGAGACCTAAGAACAACAATAGCCTACCAAGAATGATATtcctagtcaaccccgttgagccatagcccttattctttcaataaacatgatacaagcctttatccgttctaaaatgatcctctcttggcacccgatctttccttagcacaaggcaaaagcataagtttggggggagacgaggaatgcaaaagtgataaaaggtacaaaatgaagaaaaggaaaggcaaaaagaaaaagaaagaaaagccaaaaagtcaaaaagaaagtgaacaatgtggaagaaatgaagggattcaataaaagcaaagatgaaaggcttggaaagattagaaaagagaaaaagaggattgaaatgaacaagaaagagtgacagtgtgtctctctagcccctaaggaataagtaaatgactcaaagagttaAGAAAATGTgagccaaaatgaagaaaa
Proteins encoded:
- the LOC138868444 gene encoding uncharacterized protein; its protein translation is MASKVLSCGFYCPTLYKDADELVKRCDECQRAGGISKKDEMPLTTILEVDIFDMWGIDFMGPFLSSCGNTYILVAIDYVSKWVEVMDLPNNKVRSVVAFLKKNIFTRFGTPRAIISDGGSHFCNKAFDSLLARTAYKTPIGMTPYRLVFEKVCHLLVELKKKSMWASKKLNLEWDVAANLRVEQLNELDEFRFHAYSSSSLYKDKMKYLYGKYARSKEFKEGDLVLLFNSRLRLFLEKLKSKWSGPFEVVHVTLFGALDLKNKKGEIFRVNGHRVKYYLGKFDDSHVVAMIHLK